One Plasmodium cynomolgi strain B DNA, chromosome 12, whole genome shotgun sequence genomic region harbors:
- a CDS encoding MSF1-like protein (putative) — protein sequence SAFLQKYPNNVQNHIKGIDVIERCIDTKEQTLKMRRIVHLQYFIPKLFRNLLNIDGRGVGIEDIDINLREKKLTVSTVNYTMTPLVNLTEKCVYLQKEDDDNQTHYKQTTTLDINGFGYMKNLVERAIINTVREKSKQGINIMNETIKRVINDNVHINNSDVYVDALEKGKK from the exons TCGGCCTTCCTGCAGAAGTACCCGAATAACGTGCAAAACCACATCAAGGGCATCGACGTGATTGAGAGATGCATAGACACGAAGGAGCAGACGCtcaaaatgaggaggataGTCCACCTGCAGTACTTCATCCCGAAGCTCTTCC gcAATCTCCTCAACATAGACGGGCGAGGCGTAGGTATCGAAGACATAGATATTAACctgagggagaaaaaactgACAGTGAGCACCGTCAATTATACGATGACCCCATTGGTCAACTTAACAGAAAAGTGCGTGTACCTTCAGAAGGAGGACGATG ATAATCAAACCCACTACAAGCAGACCACCACTCTGGACATTAACGGATTCGGTTACATGAAGAACCTCGTGGAACGG GCCATAATCAACACGGTGcgagaaaaaagcaaacaaGGAATCAACATCATGAACGAGACAATCAAGAGAGTTATTAATGACAACGTTCACATAAATAACAGCGACGTTTACGTGGATGCActggagaaggggaaaaaatag